AAAAACTTCCTCACTAAATAGGTCATGTTTGGGTCAATCTAGGAATATTCATGTCGTTCTTTGGTCCATATGTCTGACAAGATCTTCAGTTTGGGTTTGTGCCTGATTAAACTCGTCAACGCGCAAACATGACGTGTTTAACACCCTTACATTTAATGTAAGATCATTCAGTTCTGATCTTATATTTTTCTTGATTTTACTTTAATCTTCTTTTCATTTGCCAACtataaaaaaaaagtaatttactctaaaaaatatGAAAATTAATACCTTGACTTGACAACATGTTTGGAGAAACCAATTGATTTGATTGTGCAGAGAATAATAAGTTGCAACAATACAAGATAAGCCCATTATATGAGGGTCCAAACACACTATCCATCCACTTCAAATGGGATAGGTTTATTacaaagccaaaaaaaaaaaaaaaaagaaaaaaaaaagaaagaaaacacTACCTAAGAGCAATACATACAAACATTAAGTTACAAACAAAAGAGTCCTCTTCTTCATTTGTTCTTAAATGGGATGGCTCTGATCACGACTTGATGGTAAAGTGCTGCTAATGCTGCCCCAATGAATGGTCCTACCCAGAACACCCACTGTccacataaacaaaaaaaaaaaaaattaaaaaaaaaatcaaaacttaTATTAGAACCAAATTCATATGAATTTGTATGTTAAAGATTTTATTATAAGGGGCTTACGTGATCATCCCATGCGTGGTCCTTGTTGTAAATAATGGCAGCTCCCAAACTCCTTGCTGGATTAATTCCGGTTCCGGTGATCGGAATAGTGGCCAAGTGCACTAGAAACACTGCAAATCCAATTGGCAAAGGAGCCAAGATTGGAACGTGAGAGTCGCGTGCGCTACGTTTGGCGTCAGTGGCTGAGAAGACGGTGTAAACGAGAACAAATGTGCCAACGATTTCAGCACCAAGCCCGTCGCCTTTTGTGTAACCGTGGGCGATCGTGTTGGCTCCACCGCCATTTAGTTTGTATTGGTTGCCGCCTTCGAAACCTCTAACGACACCAGCGCCACAGATCGCACCAAGACATTGCATCACCATGTAGTAAAGGGCTCGTGTCAATGACAACTTTCTTGCAAGAAACAACCCAAATGTCACCGCCGGATTAATATGTCCACCTAAAATTAATCAATTGATTAGGAAATTACACCTATTAATCAAACACTATTAACAAAAATTAATACAGGGAAAATCAACAAAATGATTGTGTTAACCAATAAATTTGACAAAAGAGccttaacttataaaaatatacaaTCAACCAGAGTTTAATACGTGTCTTTTGGCGCAACAGATTTCAATATTGGAGCGCCACATAGAAATCTGTTGTGCCATATAGAAACCTTTTACGATACTTTTGATTAGCTAAAACAATCTCTTAACTAAAAAACAAGAAAATCAAATAATCTATAGCGCCATGGAGTACTCCGCTTGGTAGAGGCACATGCCTTTTAAGGGGAGGTCTCAGGCGCTCAAACTTAAGCAAGGGGTGTATTTTAGAATATTTGGTGTAAAGTAAAGAGAgtaaaatttgtcgttcaaaaaatcAATCTATAACTACTAAATAACTAACTTGTTACAACACGTGTGAAGCTAAAGATTCTTTTCTGTGCTTTTCTTATTTCACAATTTCCTATTCTAACTTTTTAAATTCTTAATTTGTAAGACCATCCGTACTGGGCTATATTTGGGCGTTTTCTCCTCTAAATCACGCCCGGCACCCGCCCCTTGGGCGTTATTCAGCGTTTTTTGGTAAAAAAATTCACTTGGCGTGATTTAAATCACGCTCTCGAGGATTGTGTTTGGCCAATAGCATTAActcttcctttttttttttaatccaaTATGTGTTTTTTAttggttttttatttaattttttgtaCCCTTTAACATAATGTCCATATCCTCAcgacacccattttagaaaaacgctcaataatgccccttgctgactgtaCTGACACGTGGCGGAAAACGCCCTAAGGTAAGGGCATTATTCACcaaaaccactacacatggtgtAATGTTAACTAAAAGACATAATATTAAAAGACCAAAATGTGTTAATGGTGGATTATAATACCAGAGATCCCGGCAGTGCAATATACGAGTGCGAAGATCATTCCCCCAAACGCCCATGCAATGCCTTGGATACCAACGGTCCCACATTTCGTGGGCGACTTAACCACTCCCATAACCGTCAAAACCGAAACGTATAAAAACAAAAACGTAGCAATAAACTCAGCAATCCCAGCTCTATAAAAAGACCACGAAGACAGCTCCGACGGCTCAAACAACGGAGCCGGCGGAGGTTCTTCGTAGTCCTTATCCGGGACTTGCGCCGCGGTCCCGATTGGTTGTCTTTCCCGGAACTTGTTTGCGCCCAATCTAACATCCTCTTCCTTTCCCTCCATTATTATATATCAAGTTTATGTTTAATAGGTGGTGGTGAgtgtggtggttgtggtgggagTGTGGTGGTTATATATAGGTGGAAGTGGTGGGGTATATATGGTGAGATAAATAtgtttgtattgtattgtatcacCGTCCAGTCCATAATAATGGAAGTGAAGTCGTCTATTACCGCAAGGTGACAACGACGTCGGTTTGGTCGGCTAACCTCTCCATAAAAATGGAATGTTTATAGCTGGTGCAATATTGGCCACACACGTGTTGAAAGGTGAATATTAGACATTTAGACAACTTAGACTGTGTGATATGTGACTCACACCGGCCCACCTGTTATTTGGATGAGGTTATTCAATTTTCTTAATatgcaattttttttatttttactatttttttgttATTAGTTTGATAACAAGCTGATACGATTTCCCTATAAAATAGAGTTGCCTAGATGTATCTCCCAATCGGGTGATTATTAAGTGTTTGCTAAGATGTTTCTAGCTATTTTGTTTCCCTTCTTCTTGATAGTCTCTCATAAGCATGGGCGCATGGCAGTAGGAGACCAAATGTTGATATTATAACAAAACAATCAATTGAGAGTAGGGCTGTTTAAATTGCTCGACGCTCGAGACTCGTTCGATGCTCGATCGAAAAATGTTCGGAATTTGCTCGTTTGATTCTGCTCGATTGAAAAAAGACACTCGGTTCGGATCGGTTCGGTTTGAAACGAAccgagcatgagcaaaggtccgctcagttCGGTTCGACTCGATTGGGTAGAATTATTTtttagtatatatttatttatatattaataaaataattagaGACGCATATTGATAATATTAGGTCTAAGATCCAACTAGAGCCTATTAAATTATAGTATTGAAGGCCGATACCAATAGTCCATTGTCCAATAATCCAAAGTAGTTGAGTCAAAATGTCAAAATACCAAAATGTGAAGCTTGGATCGATACTCAAATGTCAACCTGCCATTCAATTCAGAAGTACATAATCCTGATTAAAACCCCGCATCAACCATTATTATTCGAATTCTCCATCGCCAAGACGTCAACTCCCTAAGGTTTTGCTTCAACTgatttattcgatttcaaacttcTCATAGATCAAAGTCTGCTTCACTTGATCGACGATTCATCTTTCAGCTCAGCTCAGATGATCTCTGTAGAACCGGCCAAGTGTTTTTTCTATTCCTTGTTATTTCGTAAATATATACTTGTGTTCTAATTGGACAAAAACTGCATATTACTCCAAAAACTAACAACCCCATCATCACTTTTCTATTTGTTATGCGACACTCGATACTTGCTCGACGTTCGTTCGAAAAATAATCGGATCGAAAGGCGCTCGTTCGACTTTAGCTTGGTTGAAAAAACGCTCGatttggttcggttcggtttataaACGAActgagcacgagcaaaggtccgatCGATTCGATTCGACTCGTGAACAACCCTAATAGAGAGGTGTGTCGATGTTTTAACTTTAACCGATCAAAACAAATGAAACGGTTTAAGAACATAAATGAACAACCCCGGTTGCATACAAAGAAAAATATTAAAACATTAAGTTTGAATACCATTAAATTCAACATTTCAAACTAAAAAAAACCCATCTACATTGAAGTCCATATCATAGGTGTCAATAGGGCTATTCACGAACCAAGATGAACTGATCGGACCTTTGCTCgtattcggttcgtttacaacccgaACCGAACCGAGCCAAATTCCAATGAGAGTCTTTCGATTCGAGCATTTTTTGATCGAACGTCGAGTGAGAATCGAGCGTTGCAAAACAAAAACGAAAGTGACGAGTAAAGTGTAGTTTTAATCTTGAGGTTTCGTCCAATTAGAACACATGTATAAATTTAACACAGAACAAGTATAAATGTAACAAATAACATGGAACAAATAGCACTCAACTAGTTCTATCAAGATCAATTGAGCGGGAAGGTGAATCGTCGACAAATTGAAGCAGACCCTTGTTCTATCGAAAGTTCAAATTCAAATGAACCGATTGAAGCAAAACCCTGACGAGTAATCTTGATATAGGAAGGAGTATTTAAATAGGTAGAGATAATTGTAGTTTGAAGTAATATGTTTATCTAGTTATTTTATTAATTGGTTAATTAAGTATTAGAGTTGATATAGGTTTAAGATAGCTTGTTCTCTAAGTAATTAGTTTGGTATAAATAGATGAGTTAGGTTATGTAATTCTTTGGAGGTTTTGCTTTGTTCTTTATTATACAAAATAGTCGTGAGAAGTTCTCACAAATCATTGTGTTGTTGCGTTTTAGATCCGGTTGATTCCAACAGCGCGTTGGTGCCTAGGAGAGTGGCAATGGAGAGACCGAATAATGATGGCCGATATGGGGTTTTGATTAGGTTTCTGTACTTCTAAATCGAATGGCGGGTTGAGACTTGAGTATGTAACGCTCCGGAAATTTAATTACGTGCATTTTTATATGTGAATATGTAtcgataaaaaaaaatatatgttataaGAAACAACTAGAAGTGTGAATCTAGTTAGAATGTCAATTAAGACTTTAACTAAAAGAAGATAAGTTTTGGCCATTCAAAAATATGTGTCCATAGTTGAGGGGTTAAATGGGtaaataatgaaagttaagtatttaactacaaaaaaaaaacatacaaacacCCACAAGGGTGCGTGTTTGGTGTCGCCAGGAGCAGGAGAAGAAAAGGCCTCCCCTCATGTTTACAAAATCAAGCAAATTGAAGTTCTAATCTTGGCCATAACTCTTGCATGTAATGAATTCTTGATCATCTAAGCCTACTAAAGCATAAGGTAAGGAGAATTTTGTGTTTAGGGGATTTTAGATGAATTGGGTCTTGAGATACCCATGAGTTTATATGAAATTATGTATAACTTGGGTGAAGATCACCATTTAGAGCTTGATAAATGCTCACACATGACTAGATTGATGCTAGAAGTAAAACCCCACTTAGAGTAAAATGGGTATAAATGATAATGTAGAAATTGGTGTGAAATTGTATGAGGAATATGTTTGAGGATTGTTATAGTAAGAAATTGTTGGTTGAAATTGAATTAGAAGCAAAGTTATAGCAAATTCTGATTGAAATTTAatgttgttgatgttgttgataTATACTAGCCAAGTTATGCATACAATACTTGTACACCATGCTTAGCTAATAGTACGCATGCcaagtgtttgttaaaatgcttgAATGAGATGATCAAATGATTTTACAAAGTTAAATAAGTATAATTGATGATTTGTTGG
Above is a window of Helianthus annuus cultivar XRQ/B chromosome 14, HanXRQr2.0-SUNRISE, whole genome shotgun sequence DNA encoding:
- the LOC110904925 gene encoding probable aquaporin PIP1-4, encoding MEGKEEDVRLGANKFRERQPIGTAAQVPDKDYEEPPPAPLFEPSELSSWSFYRAGIAEFIATFLFLYVSVLTVMGVVKSPTKCGTVGIQGIAWAFGGMIFALVYCTAGISGGHINPAVTFGLFLARKLSLTRALYYMVMQCLGAICGAGVVRGFEGGNQYKLNGGGANTIAHGYTKGDGLGAEIVGTFVLVYTVFSATDAKRSARDSHVPILAPLPIGFAVFLVHLATIPITGTGINPARSLGAAIIYNKDHAWDDHWVFWVGPFIGAALAALYHQVVIRAIPFKNK